In bacterium, the DNA window GAATCATAAACCAGAGATATTCGTATTCTGCAAATTTCACGGCAATTTCCTGAAAACAGTATTTACGAAGATTAAATATAGAAATAAAATCGCTAATCCCGCAATCAGGCAATACGGGTAAAATTCTTTATACTGCATGTAAAATTTTTGTTTTATTTCCGACCGTTCAAGCTCATCTATTTTTTCAAATATGCCTTTCAGTGAATTTGCGTCGGTCGCGCGGAAATACAAGCCCCCGGTCTTTTCGGAAATTTTATTAAGCAATTCATCATCAAGCTCTGCCGCGACTTTCGAGTAAACAACCTCCCCGAACAAGTCTCTGCCGACGGGAATTGCCTTGTCTCCCTTGCTGCCCACACCGATTGTGTATACCTTAACACCGTATTTCCGGGCTATATTAGCCGCATCAAGCGGATCTATGGTGAATATATTGTTTGCGCCATCGGTAATGAGTATTATCAACTTGCTTTTAGCGTCGGATTTTTTAAGTTTATTAACCGCGGTGCCTATCGCGCTTCCTATCGCCGTCCCGTCTTCTATCATACCCGGCTGAACGGCCCTGATTCTTTCAAGAAGATAGGTATGGTCAAGAGTGGAAGGACAAACGGAAAAAGCATATCTGGAGAAAATTACAAGTCCCATCCTGTCCGCGCTTCTGTTGCCGATAAACTCCGATAAAACCTTTTTTGCGACATCCATCCTGGATACATAAGTATTGTTTTCCTCAAGATCAGGCAGCGTCATGCTGGTCGATATATCCAGGACAATAAGCACATCTATGGTTTCCACCGGGATTTTCGTTTCTTCAATAACCGATCTCGGCCTTGCAAGAGCGATTATAAACGCCGCAAGCGAAAGCATCCTTAAAATATTGAGGATGAATTTCCCCTTTGCTTTCGCAACACCCATCGCTTTTCTTATGTTTTCGACAGATGAAAAGACAATCCCGCCCCCGGATCTCTTCCTGCTCCAGTAAAAACCGAGTAAAGGGACCAGCAGCAAAAAATATAAAAAATTAACGTTTTCAAATTCAATCATAAAAACCGGCTTTTTACTTCCTTATTTCGGCATTTTCCGATTGCTTTGTGCCGTCAACAAAACGCACCGAATCCTCAAAAGAAGCGATCATGTCTTCCCCTGACGGCATATAGTTGGCGAATTTAACTTTGTCGCACTGTCTTAAAAATCTTTTGAGGAACTCCTTTCTTTCATCATTGAAATCATCTGAATCCGAAATCTCCTGCAGGAATTCCTCGGTTGTTCTTTCAGGGGCGCGCAGCCCGAAACGGTCTTCAATATAACGCCTTATTATCGCTGACAGCCGGAAATAAAACATTTTTATCAGACCCTTATTTATTAAATCGCTTTCCTTGAGATCGCTAAAAGCGTTAAATGCCCTTTCATGAGGAGATAAATACGTTTCCCGGAACAGGGAAAAGCGCTTTTTCCCGGATTTCATCAGTAAAATAAAAGCTGAAAACATAAAAACAACAATAATCGCAATGATGAGCAAATAAACGGCAAATGACGGAGCGGCAAAAACACCTTTTATGTCTTTTATGTCGCCGGGTTGTTCATCGAGGACGCTTTTGACTTCAACATATATTTCCTCAGTCTTATAAATCTTCTGGCCTCCTCCGGGAAATATAATTTTTACCTCCGCGGGGTCCAGTATATAGCCTCCTATATTGTATCCGCTTAAAACATACTCATATTCATCCTGTATAAAATCCGCCGTTTTCATCTTTTCCGACTTATGCTTAACGGCTACTATCTCAAGATCTCCTATCTTATTCAGGAATTCGGGAAACTCCGCCGAAGAGCCGTAAGGGTATATCGAACGTACCGTATATTTCACAGGTTGCCCGATCTTAACATATGATTTATCCACAAAAGCATTCGCTGAAGTCTGCATATCCGCCGCTTTAGACCCGGAGGCAAAAACAAAGAAAATTATAAACAATAAGATATACACGGGAAAATTTGTTTTTTTCATCTCACCATACTTCTTCTTGCGCGGCCTCTGAAAAATTTCTCAACGGGATCCAATACCGATTTTCCTGTTTCGACGGGAATGATATCTATGTTCATGGAGCGTATTTTTCTGTAAAGATCCCTGTCTTCGGATGTTGTTGCCTCTTCATATCTTCTGCGGAATCCCTGATCGTTTGTGTCAACCAGGACGATTTCCCCTGTCTCGGCATCTTCAAACTGGACTATGCCCGCCCCCGGAATGGATTTCTCAAGATAATCCCGCACATGGACCGCGATCACATCATGTTTCTTTGAAGATATCATCATGGGTTTTAAATAGCCGGCATCATAGAAATCCGATATCACAAACATTACGCTCCTCTTTATTAAAACCTTATTTGCAAAGTTTATCGCTAAAGCAAGGTCTGTTTTCCTGCCTGAAGGCTTAAAGAATAAAATTTCCCGTATAACCCTCAGAACATGTTTTTTCCCTTTTTTAGGCGGAATATATTTTTCTATTTTATCGGTAAATATCAACAAGCCTACCTTATCGTTATTTTTTATTGCCGAAAAAGCCAGCGCGGCGGCAAGCTGGGCCGCAAGTTCGTTTTTCATCTGTACACGGGTGCCGAACTTGTTTGAACGGCTCATATCAACCAGAAGCATGACCGTTAATTCTCTTTCCTCAACATACAGCTTTATAAAAGGGGAACCCATCCGGGCGGTAACGTTCCAGTCTATTCCCCTGACATCATCTCCGGGAACATATTCCCTTACTTCTTCAAATTCGATTCCCTTCCCTTTGAAAACACTTTTGTACGCGCCGGATAATACCTCATCGACCATTTTAGTCGTATATATCTGTATCTGCCGGACTTTCTTAAATATTTCTTTTTTAAGCTGTGTCTTCTTCATCCCCGCGTCTTTCATCTCCCGTTTGATTCATGCCCCCCGTCCCTACGGGACTTCAATGGTATCAAAAATCTTTTGAATAATTGTCTCGGAATCAATGTCTTCAGCTTCCGCCTCGTAAGTAACGATTATCCTGTGGCGAAGAACATCCATCCCGATGGATTTTACATCCTGAGGCGTTACATAACCCCTTCCCTGCAGAAACGCATAGGCTTTGGAAGCTATGGTAAGATAAATACTGGCCCTGGGGGACGCGCCATATTCGATAAAATCCCTCAAATCTATATTGAATTTATCCGGTTCCCTTGTGGCAAACACGACATCAAGTATGTAATCCTTAATCTTATCGTCAATATAAATCTGGTCTACAAGAGCTCTGGCTCTGATTATATCTTCCGGGTTAATCACGGAATTAACCTGTATATTACCGCCCGTAAAAGCCATCCTCTCAATTATTTTTTTCTCTTCGTCCCTGAAAGGATAGGTTATTTTGGCTTTCAACATAAACCTGTCCACCTGCGCTTCAGGCAGAGGATATGTGCCCTCCTGTTCAATGGGATTCTGGGTGGCAAGCACAAGAAAAGGATCCGTAAGTTTAAAGGTTTCTTCTCCGATTGTAACCTGCCGCTCCTGCATAGCTTCCAGTAACGCGCTTTGAACTTTAGCCGGAGCCCTGTTAATTTCATCAGCCAGAATAAAATTGGCAAAAATCGGGCCTTTTTTAACGCTGAATGTGCCTTCTTTGGGATTGTATATCAACGTTCCGACAATATCCGCAGGCAGAAGATCGGGTGTAAACTGTATGCGCTGGAATTTGGCATTTATACACGACGCAAGCGTCTTGACGGAAAGCGTTTTGGCAAGCCCCGGCACACCCTCAAGAAGAACATGCCCGTTGCCAAGCAGTCCTATAATCAAACGTTCTATCAGGTATTTCTGGCCAACCATAACTTTTGCCATTTCATCAAGTAAATCTTTGATAAAAGAAAATTCCTGTTCAATTTTTTTGGTAAGGACGGTAATATCCCCGCTCATATGGAACTCCTTTCAAATCTCTGATTTCAAAAATCTCAGTTCCGGATAATATAATTTCCTCTGTCAGTCTCTATTTCATAAACACCGCTGTCAATCCCGTCATAAACAGTCCTGGCATCCCCGATGTTATTGACTTCATTGCCCTGCAATTTTATTATCTTATCTCCTCTTCTTATCCCCTTATTGTATCCTTTCGAAGTTTCATCTATGTCTTCCACTATCAGAAAACCGGGCCCTTCTTTATATCCGTCAATTTCCTGTATCCGCATTCCCAGTTCGGGAAGGTTCATGAAAACCGGGGCGTTTTTCCCGCGGGCCTTCCGTAATCCGTCTTTCCGCTCAAGCAGAGGTTTTGACTCAATATCCGCTTTTAGCAGTTTTGTGGTTTCAGGACGGGTGTAAAAACCGGACCGAATCTGCGGTTTTCCAACGGGAGAAAAATCAAATTTTTCGTTCTCCGCGCCGAGGCCGGCAAACTCTTCCCTTTTTGCCGGTTCGGATATGTCAGGCTTATCCGCGGAAGTTTCCCTCTCTAATGTTTTTTCATTATGGACAAAATAATAACCGGCAATAATAAAGATACAGGCAGCCGCGGCAACAACGGCTATACGTTCCGCTTTC includes these proteins:
- a CDS encoding AAA family ATPase gives rise to the protein MSGDITVLTKKIEQEFSFIKDLLDEMAKVMVGQKYLIERLIIGLLGNGHVLLEGVPGLAKTLSVKTLASCINAKFQRIQFTPDLLPADIVGTLIYNPKEGTFSVKKGPIFANFILADEINRAPAKVQSALLEAMQERQVTIGEETFKLTDPFLVLATQNPIEQEGTYPLPEAQVDRFMLKAKITYPFRDEEKKIIERMAFTGGNIQVNSVINPEDIIRARALVDQIYIDDKIKDYILDVVFATREPDKFNIDLRDFIEYGASPRASIYLTIASKAYAFLQGRGYVTPQDVKSIGMDVLRHRIIVTYEAEAEDIDSETIIQKIFDTIEVP
- a CDS encoding VWA domain-containing protein, translating into MIEFENVNFLYFLLLVPLLGFYWSRKRSGGGIVFSSVENIRKAMGVAKAKGKFILNILRMLSLAAFIIALARPRSVIEETKIPVETIDVLIVLDISTSMTLPDLEENNTYVSRMDVAKKVLSEFIGNRSADRMGLVIFSRYAFSVCPSTLDHTYLLERIRAVQPGMIEDGTAIGSAIGTAVNKLKKSDAKSKLIILITDGANNIFTIDPLDAANIARKYGVKVYTIGVGSKGDKAIPVGRDLFGEVVYSKVAAELDDELLNKISEKTGGLYFRATDANSLKGIFEKIDELERSEIKQKFYMQYKEFYPYCLIAGLAILFLYLIFVNTVFRKLP
- a CDS encoding DUF58 domain-containing protein; this encodes MKDAGMKKTQLKKEIFKKVRQIQIYTTKMVDEVLSGAYKSVFKGKGIEFEEVREYVPGDDVRGIDWNVTARMGSPFIKLYVEERELTVMLLVDMSRSNKFGTRVQMKNELAAQLAAALAFSAIKNNDKVGLLIFTDKIEKYIPPKKGKKHVLRVIREILFFKPSGRKTDLALAINFANKVLIKRSVMFVISDFYDAGYLKPMMISSKKHDVIAVHVRDYLEKSIPGAGIVQFEDAETGEIVLVDTNDQGFRRRYEEATTSEDRDLYRKIRSMNIDIIPVETGKSVLDPVEKFFRGRARRSMVR